In the genome of Drosophila pseudoobscura strain MV-25-SWS-2005 chromosome 3, UCI_Dpse_MV25, whole genome shotgun sequence, one region contains:
- the RIC-3 gene encoding resistance to inhibitors of cholinesterase protein 3 isoform X1 — protein sequence MPSAATKKRPSVVKEEEGMTPKKTALIIVTVIGCIAILWPKVFHPMMFGSAPPPPPQQQNLKDQRSGAPGGCCDVVLDREQFMNTTKPDAAVPFGPHLYRKHINLYTGEISLRQERPAHLHPESIYQAMRERGRAIPATPTVPIVERKSSASNPPPRIVDGRPGPIPGMRPPMGAGALQQPQQRGSSMGFLMPLYTIGIVVFFGYTIMKIAFKKQVPNAPYGPAPSDTGFRQQVFGQQQEHSQVEDLGGTKLGWREHQTRIAAVKAKAHEAPTNGRQRSRSRSRSHDEELYNASVSATEVASNLSISLKHHQEQMEKEQLMEIEKLRQKLEDTERAMAKLIAEMNSDQYEAKQNDNEKTKDQLEKDKEKDKISSNGHANVNTTDQGADPAAKGVKQQQQRKRRDLSAERELTVLGMEVTASCEGGRKWTGRPPTPVFRAPIEHSKLEGNLPEPQSIYLEGALAHDSQILVADAQTKREEVYDTELNGSAEEPAVILSSKMTLSLINLDANQQNGNWGKPEIESPLADDIEIIGHDEQ from the exons ATGCCTTCAGCAGCCACGAAGAAACGGCCATCCGTTgtcaaggaggaggagggtatGACGCCCAAGAAGACGGCCCTGATCATTGTCACCGTCATTGGATGCATTGCCATATTGTGGCCAAAGGTTTTCCATCCCATGATGTTCGGTTctgcgccgccgccgcccccccAGCAGCAGAACTTAAAGGATCAGAGGAGCGGGGCACCGGGCG GCTGTTGTGATGTTGTGCTCGACAGGGAACAGTTCATGAACACGACGAAGCCGGATGCTGCCGTACCGTTTGGGCCCCACCTCTACCGGAAACATATTAACCTGTACACGGGTGAAATAA GTCTGCGACAGGAGCGTCCGGCCCACCTACATCCAGAGTCCATATACCAGGCGATGCGGGAGCGTGGACGCGCCATACCTGCCACACCCACCGTGCCCATTGTTGAACGCAAAAGTTCAGCAAGTAATCCGCCCCCGCGCATCGTAGACGGACGG CCTGGTCCCATTCCTGGAATGCGTCCTCCAATGGGAGCCGGAGCTCTGCAACAGCCTCAGCAGCGGGGCAGCAGCATGGGCTTTCTAATGCCCCTCTACACAATCGGAATTGTCGTTTTCTTTGGCTACACGATAATGAAG ATTGCTTTCAAGAAGCAAGTCCCCAATGCACCATACGGACCAGCACCATCGGATACCGGCTTTCGGCAGCAGGTCTTTGGCCAACAACAGGAACACAGCCAGGTGGAGGATTTGGGCGGCACCAAATTGG GCTGGCGAGAACACCAGACAA GAATTGCAGCAGTTAAGGCGAAGGCGCATGAGGCCCCAACGAATGGAAGACAGCGGAGCCgaagccggagccggagccacgACGAGGAGCTCTACAATGCCAGCGTGTCGGCCACCGAGGTGGCCAGCAATCTGTCTATCTCCCTCAAGCACCACCAGGAGCAGATGGAGAAGGAGCAGCTGATGGAGATTGAGAAGTTGCGCCAGAAGCTCGAGGATACGGAGCGGGCGATGGCCAAGCTGATTGCCGAAATGAACAGCGATCAGTATGAGGCAAAG CAAAACGACAACGAAAAAACGAAAGATCAACTGGAGAAGGACAAGGAGAAGGACAAAATTTCCTCCAATGGGCATGCAAACGTAAACACCACCGACCAGGGTGCGGATCCGGCTGCAAAGGGAgtcaaacagcaacaacagcgaaaGCGTCGGGACCTGAGCGCTGAGCGGGAACTAACG GTACTGGGCATGGAGGTAACAGCCAGTTGCGAGGGCGGCCGCAAATGGACCGGACGCCCTCCAACGCCTGTTTTCCGAGCACCAATCGAACAT TCCAAATTGGAAGGAAACCTACCCGAGCCGCAGTCCATTTACTTGGAAGGCGCTCTGGCACACGATTCTCAGATTTTGGTGGCCGACGCCCAGACCAAGCGCGAGGAGGTCTACGACACTGAGCTCAATGGATCCGCCGAGGAGCCAGCC GTCATTCTTAGCAGTAAGATGACATTATCATTGATTAATTTGGATGCAAATCAACAAAATGGCAATTGGGGCAAACCCGAAATCGAGAGTCCCCTGGCTGATGATATCGAAATAATTGGGCACGACGAGCAATAG
- the RIC-3 gene encoding resistance to inhibitors of cholinesterase protein 3 isoform X9, protein MPSAATKKRPSVVKEEEGMTPKKTALIIVTVIGCIAILWPKVFHPMMFGSAPPPPPQQQNLKDQRSGAPGGLRQERPAHLHPESIYQAMRERGRAIPATPTVPIVERKSSASNPPPRIVDGRPGPIPGMRPPMGAGALQQPQQRGSSMGFLMPLYTIGIVVFFGYTIMKIAFKKQVPNAPYGPAPSDTGFRQQVFGQQQEHSQVEDLGGTKLGWREHQTRIAAVKAKAHEAPTNGRQRSRSRSRSHDEELYNASVSATEVASNLSISLKHHQEQMEKEQLMEIEKLRQKLEDTERAMAKLIAEMNSDQYEAKQNDNEKTKDQLEKDKEKDKISSNGHANVNTTDQGADPAAKGVKQQQQRKRRDLSAERELTSKLEGNLPEPQSIYLEGALAHDSQILVADAQTKREEVYDTELNGSAEEPAVILSSKMTLSLINLDANQQNGNWGKPEIESPLADDIEIIGHDEQ, encoded by the exons ATGCCTTCAGCAGCCACGAAGAAACGGCCATCCGTTgtcaaggaggaggagggtatGACGCCCAAGAAGACGGCCCTGATCATTGTCACCGTCATTGGATGCATTGCCATATTGTGGCCAAAGGTTTTCCATCCCATGATGTTCGGTTctgcgccgccgccgcccccccAGCAGCAGAACTTAAAGGATCAGAGGAGCGGGGCACCGGGCG GTCTGCGACAGGAGCGTCCGGCCCACCTACATCCAGAGTCCATATACCAGGCGATGCGGGAGCGTGGACGCGCCATACCTGCCACACCCACCGTGCCCATTGTTGAACGCAAAAGTTCAGCAAGTAATCCGCCCCCGCGCATCGTAGACGGACGG CCTGGTCCCATTCCTGGAATGCGTCCTCCAATGGGAGCCGGAGCTCTGCAACAGCCTCAGCAGCGGGGCAGCAGCATGGGCTTTCTAATGCCCCTCTACACAATCGGAATTGTCGTTTTCTTTGGCTACACGATAATGAAG ATTGCTTTCAAGAAGCAAGTCCCCAATGCACCATACGGACCAGCACCATCGGATACCGGCTTTCGGCAGCAGGTCTTTGGCCAACAACAGGAACACAGCCAGGTGGAGGATTTGGGCGGCACCAAATTGG GCTGGCGAGAACACCAGACAA GAATTGCAGCAGTTAAGGCGAAGGCGCATGAGGCCCCAACGAATGGAAGACAGCGGAGCCgaagccggagccggagccacgACGAGGAGCTCTACAATGCCAGCGTGTCGGCCACCGAGGTGGCCAGCAATCTGTCTATCTCCCTCAAGCACCACCAGGAGCAGATGGAGAAGGAGCAGCTGATGGAGATTGAGAAGTTGCGCCAGAAGCTCGAGGATACGGAGCGGGCGATGGCCAAGCTGATTGCCGAAATGAACAGCGATCAGTATGAGGCAAAG CAAAACGACAACGAAAAAACGAAAGATCAACTGGAGAAGGACAAGGAGAAGGACAAAATTTCCTCCAATGGGCATGCAAACGTAAACACCACCGACCAGGGTGCGGATCCGGCTGCAAAGGGAgtcaaacagcaacaacagcgaaaGCGTCGGGACCTGAGCGCTGAGCGGGAACTAACG TCCAAATTGGAAGGAAACCTACCCGAGCCGCAGTCCATTTACTTGGAAGGCGCTCTGGCACACGATTCTCAGATTTTGGTGGCCGACGCCCAGACCAAGCGCGAGGAGGTCTACGACACTGAGCTCAATGGATCCGCCGAGGAGCCAGCC GTCATTCTTAGCAGTAAGATGACATTATCATTGATTAATTTGGATGCAAATCAACAAAATGGCAATTGGGGCAAACCCGAAATCGAGAGTCCCCTGGCTGATGATATCGAAATAATTGGGCACGACGAGCAATAG
- the RIC-3 gene encoding uncharacterized protein RIC-3 isoform X17, whose product MPSAATKKRPSVVKEEEGMTPKKTALIIVTVIGCIAILWPKVFHPMMFGSAPPPPPQQQNLKDQRSGAPGGCCDVVLDREQFMNTTKPDAAVPFGPHLYRKHINLYTGEISLRQERPAHLHPESIYQAMRERGRAIPATPTVPIVERKSSASNPPPRIVDGRPGPIPGMRPPMGAGALQQPQQRGSSMGFLMPLYTIGIVVFFGYTIMKIAFKKQVPNAPYGPAPSDTGFRQQVFGQQQEHSQVEDLGGTKLVLTHHNAAATQTKYPSTIYNTQPVTQTHTHQSIRS is encoded by the exons ATGCCTTCAGCAGCCACGAAGAAACGGCCATCCGTTgtcaaggaggaggagggtatGACGCCCAAGAAGACGGCCCTGATCATTGTCACCGTCATTGGATGCATTGCCATATTGTGGCCAAAGGTTTTCCATCCCATGATGTTCGGTTctgcgccgccgccgcccccccAGCAGCAGAACTTAAAGGATCAGAGGAGCGGGGCACCGGGCG GCTGTTGTGATGTTGTGCTCGACAGGGAACAGTTCATGAACACGACGAAGCCGGATGCTGCCGTACCGTTTGGGCCCCACCTCTACCGGAAACATATTAACCTGTACACGGGTGAAATAA GTCTGCGACAGGAGCGTCCGGCCCACCTACATCCAGAGTCCATATACCAGGCGATGCGGGAGCGTGGACGCGCCATACCTGCCACACCCACCGTGCCCATTGTTGAACGCAAAAGTTCAGCAAGTAATCCGCCCCCGCGCATCGTAGACGGACGG CCTGGTCCCATTCCTGGAATGCGTCCTCCAATGGGAGCCGGAGCTCTGCAACAGCCTCAGCAGCGGGGCAGCAGCATGGGCTTTCTAATGCCCCTCTACACAATCGGAATTGTCGTTTTCTTTGGCTACACGATAATGAAG ATTGCTTTCAAGAAGCAAGTCCCCAATGCACCATACGGACCAGCACCATCGGATACCGGCTTTCGGCAGCAGGTCTTTGGCCAACAACAGGAACACAGCCAGGTGGAGGATTTGGGCGGCACCAAATTGG TTCTTACACACCACAATGCAGCAGCCACACAGACCAAATATCCATCCACCATATACAACACACAACCCGTaacccaaacacacacccaccagTCGATCCGATCCTAA
- the RIC-3 gene encoding resistance to inhibitors of cholinesterase protein 3 isoform X10, translating into MPSAATKKRPSVVKEEEGMTPKKTALIIVTVIGCIAILWPKVFHPMMFGSAPPPPPQQQNLKDQRSGAPGGLRQERPAHLHPESIYQAMRERGRAIPATPTVPIVERKSSASNPPPRIVDGRPGPIPGMRPPMGAGALQQPQQRGSSMGFLMPLYTIGIVVFFGYTIMKIAFKKQVPNAPYGPAPSDTGFRQQVFGQQQEHSQVEDLGGTKLGIAAVKAKAHEAPTNGRQRSRSRSRSHDEELYNASVSATEVASNLSISLKHHQEQMEKEQLMEIEKLRQKLEDTERAMAKLIAEMNSDQYEAKQNDNEKTKDQLEKDKEKDKISSNGHANVNTTDQGADPAAKGVKQQQQRKRRDLSAERELTSKLEGNLPEPQSIYLEGALAHDSQILVADAQTKREEVYDTELNGSAEEPAVILSSKMTLSLINLDANQQNGNWGKPEIESPLADDIEIIGHDEQ; encoded by the exons ATGCCTTCAGCAGCCACGAAGAAACGGCCATCCGTTgtcaaggaggaggagggtatGACGCCCAAGAAGACGGCCCTGATCATTGTCACCGTCATTGGATGCATTGCCATATTGTGGCCAAAGGTTTTCCATCCCATGATGTTCGGTTctgcgccgccgccgcccccccAGCAGCAGAACTTAAAGGATCAGAGGAGCGGGGCACCGGGCG GTCTGCGACAGGAGCGTCCGGCCCACCTACATCCAGAGTCCATATACCAGGCGATGCGGGAGCGTGGACGCGCCATACCTGCCACACCCACCGTGCCCATTGTTGAACGCAAAAGTTCAGCAAGTAATCCGCCCCCGCGCATCGTAGACGGACGG CCTGGTCCCATTCCTGGAATGCGTCCTCCAATGGGAGCCGGAGCTCTGCAACAGCCTCAGCAGCGGGGCAGCAGCATGGGCTTTCTAATGCCCCTCTACACAATCGGAATTGTCGTTTTCTTTGGCTACACGATAATGAAG ATTGCTTTCAAGAAGCAAGTCCCCAATGCACCATACGGACCAGCACCATCGGATACCGGCTTTCGGCAGCAGGTCTTTGGCCAACAACAGGAACACAGCCAGGTGGAGGATTTGGGCGGCACCAAATTGG GAATTGCAGCAGTTAAGGCGAAGGCGCATGAGGCCCCAACGAATGGAAGACAGCGGAGCCgaagccggagccggagccacgACGAGGAGCTCTACAATGCCAGCGTGTCGGCCACCGAGGTGGCCAGCAATCTGTCTATCTCCCTCAAGCACCACCAGGAGCAGATGGAGAAGGAGCAGCTGATGGAGATTGAGAAGTTGCGCCAGAAGCTCGAGGATACGGAGCGGGCGATGGCCAAGCTGATTGCCGAAATGAACAGCGATCAGTATGAGGCAAAG CAAAACGACAACGAAAAAACGAAAGATCAACTGGAGAAGGACAAGGAGAAGGACAAAATTTCCTCCAATGGGCATGCAAACGTAAACACCACCGACCAGGGTGCGGATCCGGCTGCAAAGGGAgtcaaacagcaacaacagcgaaaGCGTCGGGACCTGAGCGCTGAGCGGGAACTAACG TCCAAATTGGAAGGAAACCTACCCGAGCCGCAGTCCATTTACTTGGAAGGCGCTCTGGCACACGATTCTCAGATTTTGGTGGCCGACGCCCAGACCAAGCGCGAGGAGGTCTACGACACTGAGCTCAATGGATCCGCCGAGGAGCCAGCC GTCATTCTTAGCAGTAAGATGACATTATCATTGATTAATTTGGATGCAAATCAACAAAATGGCAATTGGGGCAAACCCGAAATCGAGAGTCCCCTGGCTGATGATATCGAAATAATTGGGCACGACGAGCAATAG
- the RIC-3 gene encoding resistance to inhibitors of cholinesterase protein 3 isoform X5: MPSAATKKRPSVVKEEEGMTPKKTALIIVTVIGCIAILWPKVFHPMMFGSAPPPPPQQQNLKDQRSGAPGGLRQERPAHLHPESIYQAMRERGRAIPATPTVPIVERKSSASNPPPRIVDGRPGPIPGMRPPMGAGALQQPQQRGSSMGFLMPLYTIGIVVFFGYTIMKIAFKKQVPNAPYGPAPSDTGFRQQVFGQQQEHSQVEDLGGTKLGWREHQTRIAAVKAKAHEAPTNGRQRSRSRSRSHDEELYNASVSATEVASNLSISLKHHQEQMEKEQLMEIEKLRQKLEDTERAMAKLIAEMNSDQYEAKQNDNEKTKDQLEKDKEKDKISSNGHANVNTTDQGADPAAKGVKQQQQRKRRDLSAERELTVLGMEVTASCEGGRKWTGRPPTPVFRAPIEHSKLEGNLPEPQSIYLEGALAHDSQILVADAQTKREEVYDTELNGSAEEPAVILSSKMTLSLINLDANQQNGNWGKPEIESPLADDIEIIGHDEQ; this comes from the exons ATGCCTTCAGCAGCCACGAAGAAACGGCCATCCGTTgtcaaggaggaggagggtatGACGCCCAAGAAGACGGCCCTGATCATTGTCACCGTCATTGGATGCATTGCCATATTGTGGCCAAAGGTTTTCCATCCCATGATGTTCGGTTctgcgccgccgccgcccccccAGCAGCAGAACTTAAAGGATCAGAGGAGCGGGGCACCGGGCG GTCTGCGACAGGAGCGTCCGGCCCACCTACATCCAGAGTCCATATACCAGGCGATGCGGGAGCGTGGACGCGCCATACCTGCCACACCCACCGTGCCCATTGTTGAACGCAAAAGTTCAGCAAGTAATCCGCCCCCGCGCATCGTAGACGGACGG CCTGGTCCCATTCCTGGAATGCGTCCTCCAATGGGAGCCGGAGCTCTGCAACAGCCTCAGCAGCGGGGCAGCAGCATGGGCTTTCTAATGCCCCTCTACACAATCGGAATTGTCGTTTTCTTTGGCTACACGATAATGAAG ATTGCTTTCAAGAAGCAAGTCCCCAATGCACCATACGGACCAGCACCATCGGATACCGGCTTTCGGCAGCAGGTCTTTGGCCAACAACAGGAACACAGCCAGGTGGAGGATTTGGGCGGCACCAAATTGG GCTGGCGAGAACACCAGACAA GAATTGCAGCAGTTAAGGCGAAGGCGCATGAGGCCCCAACGAATGGAAGACAGCGGAGCCgaagccggagccggagccacgACGAGGAGCTCTACAATGCCAGCGTGTCGGCCACCGAGGTGGCCAGCAATCTGTCTATCTCCCTCAAGCACCACCAGGAGCAGATGGAGAAGGAGCAGCTGATGGAGATTGAGAAGTTGCGCCAGAAGCTCGAGGATACGGAGCGGGCGATGGCCAAGCTGATTGCCGAAATGAACAGCGATCAGTATGAGGCAAAG CAAAACGACAACGAAAAAACGAAAGATCAACTGGAGAAGGACAAGGAGAAGGACAAAATTTCCTCCAATGGGCATGCAAACGTAAACACCACCGACCAGGGTGCGGATCCGGCTGCAAAGGGAgtcaaacagcaacaacagcgaaaGCGTCGGGACCTGAGCGCTGAGCGGGAACTAACG GTACTGGGCATGGAGGTAACAGCCAGTTGCGAGGGCGGCCGCAAATGGACCGGACGCCCTCCAACGCCTGTTTTCCGAGCACCAATCGAACAT TCCAAATTGGAAGGAAACCTACCCGAGCCGCAGTCCATTTACTTGGAAGGCGCTCTGGCACACGATTCTCAGATTTTGGTGGCCGACGCCCAGACCAAGCGCGAGGAGGTCTACGACACTGAGCTCAATGGATCCGCCGAGGAGCCAGCC GTCATTCTTAGCAGTAAGATGACATTATCATTGATTAATTTGGATGCAAATCAACAAAATGGCAATTGGGGCAAACCCGAAATCGAGAGTCCCCTGGCTGATGATATCGAAATAATTGGGCACGACGAGCAATAG
- the RIC-3 gene encoding uncharacterized protein RIC-3 isoform X2 yields MPSAATKKRPSVVKEEEGMTPKKTALIIVTVIGCIAILWPKVFHPMMFGSAPPPPPQQQNLKDQRSGAPGGCCDVVLDREQFMNTTKPDAAVPFGPHLYRKHINLYTGEISLRQERPAHLHPESIYQAMRERGRAIPATPTVPIVERKSSASNPPPRIVDGRPGPIPGMRPPMGAGALQQPQQRGSSMGFLMPLYTIGIVVFFGYTIMKIAFKKQVPNAPYGPAPSDTGFRQQVFGQQQEHSQVEDLGGTKLGIAAVKAKAHEAPTNGRQRSRSRSRSHDEELYNASVSATEVASNLSISLKHHQEQMEKEQLMEIEKLRQKLEDTERAMAKLIAEMNSDQYEAKQNDNEKTKDQLEKDKEKDKISSNGHANVNTTDQGADPAAKGVKQQQQRKRRDLSAERELTVLGMEVTASCEGGRKWTGRPPTPVFRAPIEHSKLEGNLPEPQSIYLEGALAHDSQILVADAQTKREEVYDTELNGSAEEPAVILSSKMTLSLINLDANQQNGNWGKPEIESPLADDIEIIGHDEQ; encoded by the exons ATGCCTTCAGCAGCCACGAAGAAACGGCCATCCGTTgtcaaggaggaggagggtatGACGCCCAAGAAGACGGCCCTGATCATTGTCACCGTCATTGGATGCATTGCCATATTGTGGCCAAAGGTTTTCCATCCCATGATGTTCGGTTctgcgccgccgccgcccccccAGCAGCAGAACTTAAAGGATCAGAGGAGCGGGGCACCGGGCG GCTGTTGTGATGTTGTGCTCGACAGGGAACAGTTCATGAACACGACGAAGCCGGATGCTGCCGTACCGTTTGGGCCCCACCTCTACCGGAAACATATTAACCTGTACACGGGTGAAATAA GTCTGCGACAGGAGCGTCCGGCCCACCTACATCCAGAGTCCATATACCAGGCGATGCGGGAGCGTGGACGCGCCATACCTGCCACACCCACCGTGCCCATTGTTGAACGCAAAAGTTCAGCAAGTAATCCGCCCCCGCGCATCGTAGACGGACGG CCTGGTCCCATTCCTGGAATGCGTCCTCCAATGGGAGCCGGAGCTCTGCAACAGCCTCAGCAGCGGGGCAGCAGCATGGGCTTTCTAATGCCCCTCTACACAATCGGAATTGTCGTTTTCTTTGGCTACACGATAATGAAG ATTGCTTTCAAGAAGCAAGTCCCCAATGCACCATACGGACCAGCACCATCGGATACCGGCTTTCGGCAGCAGGTCTTTGGCCAACAACAGGAACACAGCCAGGTGGAGGATTTGGGCGGCACCAAATTGG GAATTGCAGCAGTTAAGGCGAAGGCGCATGAGGCCCCAACGAATGGAAGACAGCGGAGCCgaagccggagccggagccacgACGAGGAGCTCTACAATGCCAGCGTGTCGGCCACCGAGGTGGCCAGCAATCTGTCTATCTCCCTCAAGCACCACCAGGAGCAGATGGAGAAGGAGCAGCTGATGGAGATTGAGAAGTTGCGCCAGAAGCTCGAGGATACGGAGCGGGCGATGGCCAAGCTGATTGCCGAAATGAACAGCGATCAGTATGAGGCAAAG CAAAACGACAACGAAAAAACGAAAGATCAACTGGAGAAGGACAAGGAGAAGGACAAAATTTCCTCCAATGGGCATGCAAACGTAAACACCACCGACCAGGGTGCGGATCCGGCTGCAAAGGGAgtcaaacagcaacaacagcgaaaGCGTCGGGACCTGAGCGCTGAGCGGGAACTAACG GTACTGGGCATGGAGGTAACAGCCAGTTGCGAGGGCGGCCGCAAATGGACCGGACGCCCTCCAACGCCTGTTTTCCGAGCACCAATCGAACAT TCCAAATTGGAAGGAAACCTACCCGAGCCGCAGTCCATTTACTTGGAAGGCGCTCTGGCACACGATTCTCAGATTTTGGTGGCCGACGCCCAGACCAAGCGCGAGGAGGTCTACGACACTGAGCTCAATGGATCCGCCGAGGAGCCAGCC GTCATTCTTAGCAGTAAGATGACATTATCATTGATTAATTTGGATGCAAATCAACAAAATGGCAATTGGGGCAAACCCGAAATCGAGAGTCCCCTGGCTGATGATATCGAAATAATTGGGCACGACGAGCAATAG
- the RIC-3 gene encoding uncharacterized protein RIC-3 isoform X11 — MPSAATKKRPSVVKEEEGMTPKKTALIIVTVIGCIAILWPKVFHPMMFGSAPPPPPQQQNLKDQRSGAPGGCCDVVLDREQFMNTTKPDAAVPFGPHLYRKHINLYTGEISLRQERPAHLHPESIYQAMRERGRAIPATPTVPIVERKSSASNPPPRIVDGRPGPIPGMRPPMGAGALQQPQQRGSSMGFLMPLYTIGIVVFFGYTIMKIAFKKQVPNAPYGPAPSDTGFRQQVFGQQQEHSQVEDLGGTKLVVTAIQGLIDAADEQLNVRDKQRSDTETDLNKQNDNEKTKDQLEKDKEKDKISSNGHANVNTTDQGADPAAKGVKQQQQRKRRDLSAERELTSKLEGNLPEPQSIYLEGALAHDSQILVADAQTKREEVYDTELNGSAEEPAVILSSKMTLSLINLDANQQNGNWGKPEIESPLADDIEIIGHDEQ; from the exons ATGCCTTCAGCAGCCACGAAGAAACGGCCATCCGTTgtcaaggaggaggagggtatGACGCCCAAGAAGACGGCCCTGATCATTGTCACCGTCATTGGATGCATTGCCATATTGTGGCCAAAGGTTTTCCATCCCATGATGTTCGGTTctgcgccgccgccgcccccccAGCAGCAGAACTTAAAGGATCAGAGGAGCGGGGCACCGGGCG GCTGTTGTGATGTTGTGCTCGACAGGGAACAGTTCATGAACACGACGAAGCCGGATGCTGCCGTACCGTTTGGGCCCCACCTCTACCGGAAACATATTAACCTGTACACGGGTGAAATAA GTCTGCGACAGGAGCGTCCGGCCCACCTACATCCAGAGTCCATATACCAGGCGATGCGGGAGCGTGGACGCGCCATACCTGCCACACCCACCGTGCCCATTGTTGAACGCAAAAGTTCAGCAAGTAATCCGCCCCCGCGCATCGTAGACGGACGG CCTGGTCCCATTCCTGGAATGCGTCCTCCAATGGGAGCCGGAGCTCTGCAACAGCCTCAGCAGCGGGGCAGCAGCATGGGCTTTCTAATGCCCCTCTACACAATCGGAATTGTCGTTTTCTTTGGCTACACGATAATGAAG ATTGCTTTCAAGAAGCAAGTCCCCAATGCACCATACGGACCAGCACCATCGGATACCGGCTTTCGGCAGCAGGTCTTTGGCCAACAACAGGAACACAGCCAGGTGGAGGATTTGGGCGGCACCAAATTGG TTGTAACGGCGATACAAGGTTTGATAGACGCTGCCGATGAGCAATTGAACGTTCGAGACAAGCAGAGGAGTGATACTGAAACTGATTTGAATAAG CAAAACGACAACGAAAAAACGAAAGATCAACTGGAGAAGGACAAGGAGAAGGACAAAATTTCCTCCAATGGGCATGCAAACGTAAACACCACCGACCAGGGTGCGGATCCGGCTGCAAAGGGAgtcaaacagcaacaacagcgaaaGCGTCGGGACCTGAGCGCTGAGCGGGAACTAACG TCCAAATTGGAAGGAAACCTACCCGAGCCGCAGTCCATTTACTTGGAAGGCGCTCTGGCACACGATTCTCAGATTTTGGTGGCCGACGCCCAGACCAAGCGCGAGGAGGTCTACGACACTGAGCTCAATGGATCCGCCGAGGAGCCAGCC GTCATTCTTAGCAGTAAGATGACATTATCATTGATTAATTTGGATGCAAATCAACAAAATGGCAATTGGGGCAAACCCGAAATCGAGAGTCCCCTGGCTGATGATATCGAAATAATTGGGCACGACGAGCAATAG